The Christiangramia salexigens genome includes the window AGATGGTGTTTTACATGGTGGGGCAAGCGTAGCATTGGCCGAAAGTGTTGGCAGTATGGCGAGTTATGTATTTCTTGATACCGATAAATTTTTTGTAAGAGGGATAGAGATCTCTGCTAATCATGTTAAAAGTATTAGTGAGGGATTTGTCTATGCCAAAGCTACCTTTATTCATAAAGGAAGAACGACACAATTATTTGAAATAAGGATCACGGATGAACAGGAAAAACTTATTTCGGTAGTAAAATTGACTACCATTGCGCTTCCAAAAGAAAAATAATGAATTCTCAACTAGAATTTTTTGATAGACTGCAGGATCAATTGGATTCCCAAAAGCCTTTTGTCGCCTATAGTAAACCCGAAAACAACTCACGGGTTAAGGCTTTTCTTCAGAAAGAGATGATGAGTTATTCCACTAATGATTTGAAGGATAGTGGTTTTGTTTTTGCTCCATTTCAGCCGGAAAAACCTGCTTATTTGATTCCTTATGACCATTCAGATCTCATTGAATGTGAATTTGATGGGAGTAATTATGAAAATGGTGAGTCGAGATCAGTTGAAAGTGCGAATAGTGAAACTCAAAAGACTTCTCATGAAAAACTGGTAAAAGATGCCATTTTAGAAATAGAGAAAGGAAGCTTTGAAAAAGTTGTTTTGTCGAGGTCTGAAGCCGTTCAGGCAGGGGCATTAAAACCGCTGAATATATTTCAAACTATCCTTAGTAAATACGCTACAGCGATGGTCTATATCTGGTTTCATCCGGAAACCGGTATTTGGATGGGAGCCACTCCGGAAACACTCGTAGAATCTCATAGAACAAATTTTAAGACCATGGCTTTGGCGGGCACTCAATTATACAAGGAGGGCCATTCGGTTAATTGGGGCACAAAGGAAATTGAAGAGCAGGAATTCGTTACTAGTTATATTTATACAGCCCTTCAGGAAATGGACGGTATATATCAGGTAAAGGCTTCCGAGCCTTATACTAAACGAGCGGGTAATATTCTTCATATTTGTACAGATATCACCGGGAAATTAAAGTCAGCCAGAGATATAGGTGAATTAGTAAAGGCTCTGCATCCTACACCTGCCGTTTGTGGTTTGCCAAAAGAATCTGCGCTTAGATTTATATTGGATAATGAAAACTATGACCGCCAATATTATTCAGGGTTTCTTGGAGAACTGAATATTAAAAATGAGGTAAAGAGAAGTGGGAACAGGCGTAATCAAGAGAATCAGCAGTTTGCGGCAATTTCAACCAAAACTCATCTTTTTGTAAACTTAAGGTGTATGAAAATTGATTCCGGTATAGCTAACATTTTTGTAGGAGGAGGAATCACTAAAGATTCGAAGCCCGAGGATGAATGGCAGGAAACAGTCAATAAATCCCAAACAATGAAAACTGTTCTTGTTAAATAAGCCCAAATATTTCTGTTCAAATTAGCGGTAAATTGTAATTTTGGGACATATGAAATATTCCAAAATACCTGTTGCCAGATCGATTGTAGCATTATGCGTTGCAAAAGATATAAGACATGTTGTTATATCTCCGGGATCCCGAAATGCTCCATTAACTATAGGTTTTACACATCACCAAGATATTATTCCTTATAGTATAGTAGATGAACGTTCGGCTGCTTTTTTTGCCCTGGGAATGGCTCAGGAACTTAAGAAACCGGTGGCTTTGGTTTGTACATCGGGTTCTGCGCTGCTTAATTATTATCCGGCCATCGCAGAAGCATATTATAGCGATATTCCATTAGTGATTATCTCTGCAGACAGACCTGTTGAAAGGATAGATATAGGTGACGGGCAAACCATCAGGCAAAAAAATGTTTTTCAGAATCATATATTGTATTCTGCCAACCTACATTCTGAACTGGTATTGGAAAATGAATCCAGCGATCCTAAGCTTCAGCAAAAACAATTTGAATCTCAAAAGCATAACGAAAGAGAGGTAAATCTTGCCTTAAACAAGGCTATTGAAGACAAGGGCCCTGTTCATATCAATGTTCCGTTTTATGAACCATTATATGATACTGTAGAAAATATAGAGGTTAATCCAATCCAAATTCTACCGGAATTAAAGGAAAGGCACTATTCAGAGAAGCAATTGAAAACCTATGCAGATATCTGGAATAATGCAAAAAGAAAGATGGTGATCGTTGGTCTGGCTCAGCCTAATACAGTTGAGCAGGCCTTCCTGGACACATTAGCTGAAGATGATAGTGTTATCGTATTAACCGAAACCACTTCCAATCTGCATCAAAAGGAATTCTTCACCCGTATAGATACACTTATAGGTCCAATTGAAAAGGACGAAAATAAAGAAGAGCTGTTTAAACAACTTCAGCCGGAAATTCTGCTAACCTTTGGTGGAATGATCGTTTCTAAAAAGATAAAAAGCTTTCTTCGAAATTATAACCCTAAGCATCACTGGCATGTTGACTCAAAAAAGGCTTATAATACTTTCTTTTGTTTAAATAAACATTTTGATACCGAGGTGAATTCATTTTTTTCAGAGTTTTTGCCTTTAACAGAAAATGTTGCGAGTGAATATGGAAATTTCTGGAAATCTGTAAAAGCCAGACGCCAGAAGAGACACGAGGAATATATGGCTGAGATTCCCTATTCAGATCTTAAAGCTATGCAATTGCTGGCTCCTGTGGTTCCGGAAAACAGTATAGTACACTTTGGGAATAGTTCAGTGATCAGATATGCTCAATTATTTCAGTGGGATGATTCGCTAAGGATCTATTGCAA containing:
- a CDS encoding PaaI family thioesterase, producing MTKEEMLQLSKKVCKNTLMETLEIEFTEIGEDFLIAKMPVNSRVHQPDGVLHGGASVALAESVGSMASYVFLDTDKFFVRGIEISANHVKSISEGFVYAKATFIHKGRTTQLFEIRITDEQEKLISVVKLTTIALPKEK
- a CDS encoding chorismate-binding protein, yielding MNSQLEFFDRLQDQLDSQKPFVAYSKPENNSRVKAFLQKEMMSYSTNDLKDSGFVFAPFQPEKPAYLIPYDHSDLIECEFDGSNYENGESRSVESANSETQKTSHEKLVKDAILEIEKGSFEKVVLSRSEAVQAGALKPLNIFQTILSKYATAMVYIWFHPETGIWMGATPETLVESHRTNFKTMALAGTQLYKEGHSVNWGTKEIEEQEFVTSYIYTALQEMDGIYQVKASEPYTKRAGNILHICTDITGKLKSARDIGELVKALHPTPAVCGLPKESALRFILDNENYDRQYYSGFLGELNIKNEVKRSGNRRNQENQQFAAISTKTHLFVNLRCMKIDSGIANIFVGGGITKDSKPEDEWQETVNKSQTMKTVLVK
- the menD gene encoding 2-succinyl-5-enolpyruvyl-6-hydroxy-3-cyclohexene-1-carboxylic-acid synthase, with product MKYSKIPVARSIVALCVAKDIRHVVISPGSRNAPLTIGFTHHQDIIPYSIVDERSAAFFALGMAQELKKPVALVCTSGSALLNYYPAIAEAYYSDIPLVIISADRPVERIDIGDGQTIRQKNVFQNHILYSANLHSELVLENESSDPKLQQKQFESQKHNEREVNLALNKAIEDKGPVHINVPFYEPLYDTVENIEVNPIQILPELKERHYSEKQLKTYADIWNNAKRKMVIVGLAQPNTVEQAFLDTLAEDDSVIVLTETTSNLHQKEFFTRIDTLIGPIEKDENKEELFKQLQPEILLTFGGMIVSKKIKSFLRNYNPKHHWHVDSKKAYNTFFCLNKHFDTEVNSFFSEFLPLTENVASEYGNFWKSVKARRQKRHEEYMAEIPYSDLKAMQLLAPVVPENSIVHFGNSSVIRYAQLFQWDDSLRIYCNRGTSGIDGSVSTAIGAAVTSNDPVLMVTGDLSFFYDSNALWNNYIPSNFRIIVLNNQGGGIFRILPGNKDSENFDKYFETTHELNAKPLCDLYKLEYRNANSEEEIISSLKDFFDESARPRLLEINTPRKLNDKVLLEYFNFMKS